One part of the Pogoniulus pusillus isolate bPogPus1 chromosome 8, bPogPus1.pri, whole genome shotgun sequence genome encodes these proteins:
- the HSD17B7 gene encoding 3-keto-steroid reductase/17-beta-hydroxysteroid dehydrogenase 7 isoform X1: MERVVLVTGASGGVGLALCQRLLAEDGRIHLCIACRNAQKSEDTRNLLLTTHPDAQVSTVEVDLGNLASVLRVARELRCRFQRLDFVYLNAGIMPNPHVNFKALWHGLLTGRVLHMLTTAEGIMTQTDRLNGDGLQEVFATNLFGHFILVRQLESLLCGNEKPSRLIWTSSSNARESAFSLSDYQHAKGKESYSSSKYATDLTSVVLNRKFNKQGLYSSVVCPGLVMSNMTYRILPVFLWKLLMPIMWLIRFFAKTYTLTPYNGAEAQVWLFKQKPEYLDELVKYHSCTSGLGRNYVEPRKLDVDEETAEKFYEKLLELEKQTLERYSDLLD, translated from the exons ATGGAGCGAGTCGTGCTAGTGACGGGGGCCAGTGG CGGTGTGGGGCTGGCGCTGTGCCAGCGGCTGCTGGCGGAGGATGGTCGCATCCATCTCTGTATCGCCTGCCGCAACGCTCAGAAGAGTGAAGATACTCGAAACCTCCTCCTGACCACCCACCCCGATGCCCAGGTCTCTACTGTGGAGGTGGACCTGGGTAACCTGGCTTCGGTCCTGCGTGTAGCCCGTGAACTCCGCTGCAG GTTTCAACGCCTGGACTTTGTCTACCTCAATGCTGGGATCATGCCCAACCCACACGTGAACTTTAAGGCGCTCTGGCATGGTCTTCTCACTGG GAGGGTGCTTCACATGCTGACCACTGCAGAAGGCATAATGACCCAGACAGACAGGCTTAATGGAGATGGACTGCAGGAGGTTTTTGCCACCAATCTCTTTGGACACTTTATCCTG GTTCGTCAGCTTGAGTCTCTACTCTGTGGTAATGAAAAGCCTTCACGACTCATCTGGACCTCTTCCAGCAATGCCAGGGagtctgccttcagcctttctGACTATCAGCATGCCAAGGGGAAGGAATCATACAGTTCCTCCAAATATGCTACTGACCTGACAAGTGTGGTTTTGAACAGGAAATTCAATAAGCAG GGTCTGTATTCCAGTGTTGTTTGTCCTGGTCTCGTTATGTCCAACATGACCTACAGAATTTTGCCAGTTTTTCTGTGGAAGCTGCTAATGCCCATCATGTGGCTG aTCCGTTTCTTTGCCAAAACTTACACTCTGACACCGTACAATGGAGCAGAAGCACAA GTGTGGCTGTTCAAACAGAAGCCGGAGTACCTGGATGAGCTTGTCAAATACCACAGCTGTACTTCTGGATTGGGAAGGAACTATGTGGAGCCCAGAAAg CTTGATGTGGATGAAGAAACTGCTGAGAAATTTTATGAGAAGCTGTTGGAACTGGAGAAGCAAACTCTAGAGAGATACAGTGATCTGCTAGATTAA
- the HSD17B7 gene encoding 3-keto-steroid reductase/17-beta-hydroxysteroid dehydrogenase 7 isoform X2, producing the protein MERVVLVTGASGGVGLALCQRLLAEDGRIHLCIACRNAQKSEDTRNLLLTTHPDAQVSTVEVDLGNLASVLRVARELRCRFQRLDFVYLNAGIMPNPHVNFKALWHGLLTGRVLHMLTTAEGIMTQTDRLNGDGLQEVFATNLFGHFILVRQLESLLCGNEKPSRLIWTSSSNARESAFSLSDYQHAKGKESYSSSKYATDLTSVVLNRKFNKQEK; encoded by the exons ATGGAGCGAGTCGTGCTAGTGACGGGGGCCAGTGG CGGTGTGGGGCTGGCGCTGTGCCAGCGGCTGCTGGCGGAGGATGGTCGCATCCATCTCTGTATCGCCTGCCGCAACGCTCAGAAGAGTGAAGATACTCGAAACCTCCTCCTGACCACCCACCCCGATGCCCAGGTCTCTACTGTGGAGGTGGACCTGGGTAACCTGGCTTCGGTCCTGCGTGTAGCCCGTGAACTCCGCTGCAG GTTTCAACGCCTGGACTTTGTCTACCTCAATGCTGGGATCATGCCCAACCCACACGTGAACTTTAAGGCGCTCTGGCATGGTCTTCTCACTGG GAGGGTGCTTCACATGCTGACCACTGCAGAAGGCATAATGACCCAGACAGACAGGCTTAATGGAGATGGACTGCAGGAGGTTTTTGCCACCAATCTCTTTGGACACTTTATCCTG GTTCGTCAGCTTGAGTCTCTACTCTGTGGTAATGAAAAGCCTTCACGACTCATCTGGACCTCTTCCAGCAATGCCAGGGagtctgccttcagcctttctGACTATCAGCATGCCAAGGGGAAGGAATCATACAGTTCCTCCAAATATGCTACTGACCTGACAAGTGTGGTTTTGAACAGGAAATTCAATAAGCAG GAAAAGTAA
- the DDR2 gene encoding discoidin domain-containing receptor 2: MPATPRPALLLLLLLLHVPQAARAQVNPAVCRYPLGMSGGHIPDEDISASSQWSESTAAKYGRLDSEDGDGAWCPEIPVEPDDLKEFLQIDLHALHFITLVGTQGRHAGGHGNEFAPMYKINYSRDGTRWISWRNRHGKQVLDGNTNPYDIVLKDLEPPLIARFVRFIPVTDHSMNVCLRVELYGCVWLDGLVSYNAPAGQQLVLPGGTVIYLNDSVYDGAFGYSMTEGLGQLTDGVSGLDDFTQTHEYHVWPGYDYVGWRNESTASGYVEITFEFDRIRNFTAMKVHCNNMFAQGVKIFKEVQCYFRSDTSEWEPSAVSSVLVLDDVNPSARFVTVPLLHRMASAIKCQYYFADTWMMFSEITFQSDAAMYNNSMPPLEMPMVPTTYDPTLKIDDSNTRILIGCLVAIIFILVAIIVIILWRQFWQKMLEKASRRMLDDEMTVSLSQPSESSMFNHNHSSSSSEQESSSTYDRIFPLGPDYQEPSRLIRKLPEFTPGEEDTGCSGPMKPSLASVPEGVPHYAEADIVNLQGVTGSNTYSVPAVTMDLLSGKDVAVEEFPRKLLTFKEKLGEGQFGEVHLCEVEGMEKFTGKDFALEGLEISSNCPVLVAVKMLRADANKNARNDFLKEIKIMSRLKDPNIIRLLAVCIADDPLCMITEYMENGDLNQFLSRQQAGSPTASHPPTVSYSDLRFMATQIASGMKYLSSLNFVHRDLATRNCLVGKQYTIKIADFGMSRNLYSGDYYRIQGRAVLPIRWMSWESILMGKFTTASDVWAFGVTLWETFTLCREQPYSQMSDEQVIENTGEFFRDQGRQTYLPQPALCPDSVYKLMLSCWKRDTKDRPSFQDIHRLLQQSASEE, translated from the exons ATGCCGGCCACCCCCagaccagccctgctgctgttgctgctgctgctgcatgtccCACAGGCTGCAAGAGCCCAGGTCAACCCTG CAGTCTGCCGGTATCCCTTGGGAATGTCAGGTGGGCACATCCCTGATGAGGACATCTCGGCCTCCAGCCAGTGGTCAGAGTCCACAGCTGCCAAATATGGCCG ACTGGACTCAGAGGATGGTGATGGTGCCTGGTGCCCTGAAATTCCAGTGGAGCCTGACGACCTGAAGGAGTTCCTACAGATTGACCTGCATGCTCTGCACTTCATCACGCTGGTGGGCACCCAGGGACGCCATGCTGGGGGCCACGGCAATGAGTTTGCCCCCATGTATAAGATCAACTACAGCCGGGATGGCACCCGCTGGATCTCCTGGAGGAACCGCCACGGGAAGCAG GTGCTGGATGGGAACACCAATCCTTATGACATTGTCCtcaaggacctggagccacccCTCATCGCTCGCTTTGTCCGCTTCATCCCTGTCACTGACCACTCCATGAACGTCTGCCTGCGTGTGGAGCTGTATGGCTGTGTTtggctgg ATGGTCTGGTGTCCTACAATGCTCCGGCCGGGCAGCAGCTTGTCCTTCCTGGTGGCACTGTCATCTACCTGAACGACTCGGTGTATGATGGAGCATTTGGGTACAG CATGACAGAGGGCCTAGGCCAGCTGACAGATGGGGTGTCAGGACTGGACGACTTCACGCAGACCCACGAGTACCACGTCTGGCCAGGCTATGACTACGTCGGCTGGCGGAACGAGAGCACCGCTAGCGGCTACGTGGAGATCACCTTTGAGTTCGACCGCATCAGGAACTTCACCGCCATGAAG GTCCACTGCAACAACATGTTCGCCCAAGGGGTGAAGATCTTCAAGGAGGTGCAGTGCTACTTCCGCTCCGACACCAGTGAGTGGGAGCCCAGTGCCGTTTCCTCGGTGCTGGTGCTGGATGATGTGAACCCCAGCGCCCGCTTTGTCACCGTGCCCCTGCTCCACCGCATGGCCAGTGCCATCAAGTGCCAGTACTACTTTGCTGACACCTGGATGATGTTCAGCGAGATCACCTTCCAGTCAG ATGCAGCCATGTACAACAACTCAATGCCCCCCCTTGAGATGCCCATGGTACCCACCACTTATG aCCCCACGCTCAAAATAGACGACAGCAACACACGCATCTTGATCGGGTGCCTGGTAGCGATCATCTTCATCCTGGTAGCCATCATTGTCATCATACTCTGGAGGCAGTTCTGGCAGAAGATGCTGGAGAAG GCCTCACGGCGGATGCTGGATGATGAAATGACCGTCagcctctcccagcccagcGAATCCAGCATGTTCAACCACaaccactcctcctcctccagcgaGCAGGAGTCCAGCTCCACCTACGATCGCATATTTCCCCTGGGACCCGACTACCAGGAGCCCTCTCGCCTGATCCGCAAGCTGCCTGAGTTCACCCCAGGGGAAGAGGACACAG GCTGCAGTGGCCCCATGAAGCCATCCCTGGCCAGTGTCCCCGAGGGTGTCCCCCACTATGCCGAGGCCGACATCGTGAACCTGCAGGGTGTGACAGGCAGCAACACCTACTCAGTGCCAGCCGTCACCATGGACCTGCTCTCTGGCAAGGATGTGGCTGTCGAGGAGTTCCCCAGGAAGCTGCTGACCTTCAAGGAGAAGCTGGGGGAAGGCCAATTTGGGGAG GTTCATCTCTGTGAGGTGGAGGGGATGGAGAAGTTCACAGGCAAGGACTTTGCTCTGGAAGGCTTGGAGATTAGCTCCAACTGTcctgtgctggtggctgtgaagatgctgcGAGCAGATGCCAACAAGAATGCCAG GAATGATTTTCTGAAGGAAATCAAGATCATGTCACGGCTGAAGGACCCCAACATCATCCGGCTGCTGGCGGTGTGCATTGCAGATGATCCACTGTGCATGATCACTGAGTACATGGAGAACGGAGACCTCAACCAGTTCCTGTCCCGCCAGCAAGCAGGAAGTCCCACTGCCAGCCACCCACCCACTGTCAG CTACAGCGACCTGCGGTTCATGGCCACCCAGATCGCCTCTGGCATGAAGTACCTCTCTTCCCTCAACTTCGTGCACCGTGACCTGGCCACACGCAACTGTCTGGTGGGGAAGCAGTACACCATCAAGATCGCCGACTTCGGCATGAGCAGGAATCTCTACAGCGGGGACTACTACCGCATCCAGGGGCGGGCAGTGCTGCCCATCCGCTGGATGTCCTGGGAGAGCATCCTGATG gGCAAGTTCACGACAGCCAGTGATGTGTGGGCCTTTGGAGTGACACTGTGGGAGACCTTCACGCTCTGCCGAGAGCAGCCCTACTCCCAGATGTCCGATGAGCAGGTCATCGAAAACACAGGAGAATTTTTCCGGGACCAGGGCCGGCAG ACCTACCTTCCTCAGCCTGCACTTTGTCCTGACTCAGTGTATAAGCTaatgctcagctgctggaaacgGGACACTAAAGATCGTCCCTCCTTCCAGGACATCCATCGCCTTCTCCAGCAGTCAGCCAGTGAAGAATGA